A window of Mobiluncus massiliensis genomic DNA:
CTGACACCGTTGGCAAACTGATTAAGTTGGGTTATGAGGTCATTGTCGAAGCCGGAGCTGGCTCCGATGCGTCGTACCCTGACCAGCTTTATCGCGATGCCGGTGCCGAAGTGGTGGGACCGCAGGAAGTTTGGCAGGCAGACATTGTCACGACTTTGGACACCCCGCCGCAAGACAAAATCGACCAGCTGCGTGAAGGCACCGTGTTGATTTCACGCCTCGGGGTGCGTATCCACCCCGAAATCGCCGAAGTGTTCGCTAAACGTAACGTGACCGCGATTTCGATGGACGCCGTGCCGCGCATTACCCGCGCTCAAGCGATGGACGTGCTGTCCTCGATGGCAAACATCGCTGGTTACCGCGCGGTTATCGAAGCCGCTAACGCTTTCGGGCGTTTGTTCACCGGCCAGGTCACAGCCGCCGGCAAGATGCCCCCCGCCAAGGTTTACGTCATTGGCGCTGGTGTTGCCGGTCTGGCGGCTATCGGCACCGCGAACTCGATGGGTGCCATCGTCCAGGCCACCGATGTGCGCGCCGCCGCGGCGGAACAGGTGGAATCCATGGGCGCTGAGTTCGTGGAGATTCCCGCTCCCGCTCAGGAATCCTCGGACGGCTACGCCAAGGAAATGAACGAGGACCAGGCCAAAGCGGCCCTGAAACTCTATACGGAACAGGCCGCCGCTTCTGACATCGTCATCACTACCGCCCAGATTCCGGGTCGTCCCGCCCCGCTGCTGCTCACTGCAGAAGCGGTGGGGGGCATGAAGCCCGGTTCCGTCATCGTGGACATGGCGGGCGGCAACTGCGAACTGACTAAGGCCGGGGAAGTGGTGGTAACCGACAACGGCGTGACCATCATCGGCTTTACCGACCTGGCGAACCGTCTGCCCGGCCAGGCCTCCCAACTCTACGGGCAAAACATTGTGAACCTCATGAAACTGATGACCCCGGAAAAGGACGGCACCATCGTCTTTAACCTGGAGGACGAAGTCGTGCGGGCCATCACGATTGCCCATGAAAAGGACGTGTTGTGGCCTCCGCCGCCCATTTCGGTCTCGGCGGCCCCGGCCAAGCCCGCTCCCGCAGCGGCAGCGCCCGCGGCTGCTGAACCGGAAAAGCCGAAGTCCCACGCCATGCGGAACTTCTGGATTTTCGTGGCCGCCGTGCTGGGCGTGGCCCTGGTCGCGGTGACACCGTTCTCAATGCTGCCCTACTACATCATTTTGGCGCTGGCGATTGTGGCCGGGTTCTACGTCATTACCAACGTGACCCACTCGCTGCACACCCCGCTGATGAGTGAAACGAACGCGATTTCGGGCATCATCCTGGTCGGCGCGATTCTCTCGTTGGCCCAATCGACCTCGTGGATTGTGACGGGCCTAGCAGGTCTGGCCATCCTGATTGCTTCTATCAACATTTTCGGCGGTTTCTTTGTGACCCACCGTATGCTCAAGATGTTCCAGAAGGAGGACTAAGCCATGTTGCACACACTTGTGAACCTTGCCGCTAACGCGACTGACCACGCCGACATGACCACCCTCGCCTACTGGAGCGATCACGTCGAATACTTCGCCTACCTCATCGCCGCCCTGCTGTTCATCATGGCCTTGGCTGGCCTGTCTAACCAGACGACCGCCCTGCGCGGCAACAAGTTCGGTATCGCCGGCATGAGCATCGCGCTGGTGTCGATTATCTTTGTCGCCCTGACGGCCACCCCGCCGGCAAACGCCGTGACCCACGTCGGTCAAACCGCCTCTATCCTGGTGGGATGTATGCTGCTGGGGGCGATTATCGGCTTGTGGAAAGCCAAGAACGTGAAGATGACGGGAATGCCCGAACTCATCGCCCTGCTGCACTCGTTTGTAGGTCTGGCGGCGGTGCTGGTCGGGTTCAACACCTTCATGGAACTTTCGGCCACCGACAACGCGGAAACCGTGCGCGACATGGGCTTCCACCTGGGCGAAGTCGGGATTGGCATCTTTATCGGCGCGGTGACCTTCACCGGGTCCATCATCGCCTACCTGAAGCTCTCGGCCAAGATTAAAGGCAAGCCGTTGATGCTGCCGGCGCGGAATTTCCTCAATATCCTGATGATTCTGGCAGTTATCGCCATGATTGTGTGGATGATTGTGGCCAAGCGGACCGACCCGGCTGGCGCCGATGCCACCCTGCTCCAGCAGCAGTGGATTGCTTTGGGTGTTCTGACCGCGATTTCCCTGGTGCTCGGTTTGCACCTGGTGGCCGCCATTGGCGGCGGCGATATGCCGGTGGTCGTGTCCATGCTGAACTCGTACTCCGGCTGGGCGGCCGCGGCGGCGGGCTTTATGCTGTCCAACCCGCTGTTGATTATCGTCGGTGCCCTGGTCGGGTCCTCCGGTGCGTTCCTGAGCTACATCATGTGTAAAGGCATGGGCCGCTCGTTTATCTCCGTTATCCTCGGCGGTTTTGGCGAGGGTGCGGGCCCGAAGCAGGAAGCCAAGGATTACGGCGAACACACCGAAATCAAGGCTCCCGAAGCCGCAGAGATTTTGAAGGGCGCCAAGTCCGTCATCATCACTCCCGGTTACGGCATGGCTACCGCGGGCGCGCAGTTTGCGGTAGCGGACTTGACCAAGAAGCTACGTGAGGCGGGCGTGGAGGTTCGCTTCGGGATTCACCCGGTGGCGGGCCGTCTGCCTGGGCACATGAACGTGCTGTTGGCCGAGGCTAAGGTGCCTTACGACATCGTGCTGGAAATGGACGAGATTAATGACGACTTCCCCGATACCGATGTGGTCTTGGTCATCGGTGCAAACGACACCGTGAACCCTGACGCCTACGAGCCAGGCTCCCCGATTGCGGGCATGCCGGTGCTCCACGTCTGGGAGGCGGGGCGCGTGATTATCTTCAAGCGTTCGATGGCGACCGGCTACGCCGGGGTGCAAAACCCGCTGTTCTTTAACGAGAACTCGGACATG
This region includes:
- a CDS encoding Re/Si-specific NAD(P)(+) transhydrogenase subunit alpha, with translation MRIGIPREPAEGQKLVSATPDTVGKLIKLGYEVIVEAGAGSDASYPDQLYRDAGAEVVGPQEVWQADIVTTLDTPPQDKIDQLREGTVLISRLGVRIHPEIAEVFAKRNVTAISMDAVPRITRAQAMDVLSSMANIAGYRAVIEAANAFGRLFTGQVTAAGKMPPAKVYVIGAGVAGLAAIGTANSMGAIVQATDVRAAAAEQVESMGAEFVEIPAPAQESSDGYAKEMNEDQAKAALKLYTEQAAASDIVITTAQIPGRPAPLLLTAEAVGGMKPGSVIVDMAGGNCELTKAGEVVVTDNGVTIIGFTDLANRLPGQASQLYGQNIVNLMKLMTPEKDGTIVFNLEDEVVRAITIAHEKDVLWPPPPISVSAAPAKPAPAAAAPAAAEPEKPKSHAMRNFWIFVAAVLGVALVAVTPFSMLPYYIILALAIVAGFYVITNVTHSLHTPLMSETNAISGIILVGAILSLAQSTSWIVTGLAGLAILIASINIFGGFFVTHRMLKMFQKED
- a CDS encoding NAD(P)(+) transhydrogenase (Re/Si-specific) subunit beta, whose translation is MLHTLVNLAANATDHADMTTLAYWSDHVEYFAYLIAALLFIMALAGLSNQTTALRGNKFGIAGMSIALVSIIFVALTATPPANAVTHVGQTASILVGCMLLGAIIGLWKAKNVKMTGMPELIALLHSFVGLAAVLVGFNTFMELSATDNAETVRDMGFHLGEVGIGIFIGAVTFTGSIIAYLKLSAKIKGKPLMLPARNFLNILMILAVIAMIVWMIVAKRTDPAGADATLLQQQWIALGVLTAISLVLGLHLVAAIGGGDMPVVVSMLNSYSGWAAAAAGFMLSNPLLIIVGALVGSSGAFLSYIMCKGMGRSFISVILGGFGEGAGPKQEAKDYGEHTEIKAPEAAEILKGAKSVIITPGYGMATAGAQFAVADLTKKLREAGVEVRFGIHPVAGRLPGHMNVLLAEAKVPYDIVLEMDEINDDFPDTDVVLVIGANDTVNPDAYEPGSPIAGMPVLHVWEAGRVIIFKRSMATGYAGVQNPLFFNENSDMLFGDAKASVEEIIKNL